The window TCTTGGTTTGTCCTGTAAAAGCAAACACCAATTTGGGAAAAAGCTGGAAAAAAAAATTAGGGCAAAATTAGGGGAAAATAAACACTTACAAAATTTGGACAACCAATGAATCTTCTTCCCGGATTTTTCTTTGTCCATCCAATACTCTCATACAATCGATTACCACAATCACAAAAGTTTCTTCCTTGGTTTGAAGTCACGGTGTTCTTGGAACTAGATGAAAAAGCAGCCATGTTTGGGTTTTTGGTTTTTACTGTGAAAAGATGGAAAAGAATTGTCAACAAAGGGTTTAAATAAGATGCCAGATGAAAAATCCAGCATGGAATAATGATCTGACGTGGACGATGACATGGATAAATTTTTTAGGTAACTGGAAACACATAAGATGGTTACCGGTTACTACCCTTCCAATACATacaataagaaaaatataaaagttgaatgcatacaataggaacttttaaagttggatgcatacaatagaaattgtgtgaaagttcaatgcattttgaaTCAATTTTCCCTATAAAGATTTAAGTGATTTTATTGGCTCACAATACACCTTAGTCAACTTTCAACGCACTTCCTTTCTAAGCTAAATTTTCCTTTTCGTTTTACCCATGACCCAtcaaagataaaagtgtaaaacagAACCTCAATAAACCCATTCActagtaaatgggtcgaaattgccaccTCTATTTGAAAATAATAAGAAAGCTATATTAAAATGATGGTTATAATACCTCTCGTTGAGTAGGGATGAACTTCCAAGGCATTCCATCCGACACATCAGCATTAAACTGCACCACAATCtccctgtaaaaaaaaaaaaattaaacgtcTAACAAACGTGTACAGAAGAAGACTAACGAACAGAGACAAAATCTATTCTATTATTCTTTATCAAATAACATCTAATCTAAATTTAAATACAACAAACCTATTGGTGACAGTTCCATCTTGAGCATGTcgcaatatcttttcttctacagTCTAGAAACCACAAAAGACAAAACAAAGTTATGAAAGAAAACATGAAATACTATGTTAAactaaaacattaaaaaaaaaaaaaacaatacctCGCGCCTTTGAACAGTACCACCATAGCCAGTAGCTTGACAAAACCGCCTATAAAGGGGAACTGCAGTATAAGTACATCCCACCATTGCAAACACTAATCCCGTTAAGTAATAAAGTATCTTCCTCGATTTATGTTCTTGAATGACGTTCGTAGTATAATGGTAACGAGAATCCGATACATAATGTGTCTTTAAGTAACCAATTCCCAATCGGTTATTTTTGTTGCAAGACTTCTTATTAAGTTCGTATATAGTCGAATGTCTAGAACTACTAGTTCCCACGAAACTATATCTCCTCTGTCCGACTTCAAGTAGACACCTGAATAATATCACATAGTAAATACCAACATAcaagaaaaatacaaaaaatttattttaaaatcTGATTATTGGTGCTTGAATCATAACAATTAGCAGGTAAATTTTCATATACCTAAAGAATGAATTTTGTTATGATGAACCCTTAATGAATTAATGATCCTTCAAATCTCATTAGGCCCTAAATAAGGATAGAATCAGGCTCAAAAGCTAAGTAAATCAGATAACCAGAGTTAATCATACACCCAAGCAACTACATAGGCAGCAGCATATAAACAATTTTATTAATTATGAAGATAATCAATTTAATAGAAGCATAAGATCAATGCCATCCAACAGCAGCTGAATGTGTACTTCTGATAGTAACTTTTATTTTTCTGAAGCAGATTCTTTTGTTAATAGGTTAGTGCAATTCAGCGGAAGTTATTGATTATATgcatatatgtaaatatgtaaacATGTAAAAGAAGAAATGATAAGCAATTGCAGAGAGCATAATTATAATTCATTGAAAGAATGAATATATATACTTACCTTGAATTGATAGGGgtggaaattagggttttgtaaaaCGAAGATAACTGGGTGGATCTTTTTGCATAAAATGACATAATAGCTCAATTACGTTAAAAGTTTTATTAGAACATTTTCTTAATCGAAGGATCTGAAgaatatattaaataaaatcaataattaatattttaaatattagTTAAGCAGTCAtatcaatattatattaatctctataataacaatgataaaaatagatcatcTTGAATAACTATAAGTAATCTTAGCCTTTCATTAAGTTACTCCTCACTAATCTAGATCATCCATTTTTTCTAAACTTCACTATGACCTCATAAATCAACTACATGATATGTTTGATTACCAAATTACCCTCCTAAAATCGTTTTTGGGCGGAATCAAAAGGAAAAATTAGGGTTCTGTATATTTCAAGCCATTCATAAACTACTGCAACTAATCCGATCAATCGAGATCCTTTTTCAGTGATTAACAATTCATGTTCAATCGACAACATCCAATCCTATTGTTTTCAATGATGAACAGGAAGATTAATCGGTTGTAGATCAAATGCAACAAGATTGACCGGTTCTTATCAACAACCCTAACTTTTTCTCCAAATTCTCTCATATCAATATCAGTTTTGAAACGAACAAGTTAGTTCTTTTTGTTTTATTTATAAAGCTTTTGCGTTATTTGTTAATAATCAGGTATTCATCATGAATTGATCATGTCTTGCAAATATTAGTTATTATGTTTACCTTTCGAACTATTCATTATACATCTTAAATTgtttatattagggtttaatatGAAAATTTGTTCTTATGATGTTCTTGTGTTTGATTtggttaaaagtatgtaaatttccTAATTTTAGTCATCAATATCTTATGCACCCATTTTTTTTTATTCCTAACCAATTTAAATGTGCTCTGTTTGTTATGTAGCTATACGATTGTGTTTCATATACTGTTACTTTAGTTGCTGGTGGTGAGTTTTGTTAGGATTTTAAGATCTATGATTGGGTTTAAGGCATAACAGACTAATATTTCTATCATAACATAACTGGGTGAATGTATGATTGggtttagttgcagttgttcttttGAAGTGGTGCAATGCTTCAAAGGGATATAAATAAGTAGGCTTTGCTATGTTCGCGTTAAGGTCTTTGACAAAATAAAATCAAAGTTTAGCGCTGCCTATTGTCAGTTAACAAAATCGGGCACATTGTAAAGCAAATATGTAGGGTTATGGTTTTTGCTGTAATTTAAGATTTGATCTTTAAGATTTTTTGTACTGTTGTAAACTGATACACAATATGTGAAAGACTAATCACGAGGTCTGTCATTATATGTGAAATATGCATGGCCCGCTAGAGATAAAATAAAAGTTTAAAACTCAAAAGCCTTCAGATATTGTGAAAGAAAATGTTGGTATGTGCTTCTTTTATTTACATTCTTCTTATCATATTCTCAGGCATACTAACCATTCGGATTACAATACACAACCATTCGGATTACAATACACTGTCGAGATCTAATCCATAGTCCACCATAGAGATGGTAGGAAAAAAGTTAAGAGCCCTGGTTGAAGGCATGTGAAGTGGTCAAGTGCTTGCGCTCACCTGCGCTCAATCGATTACGTCGTTGGTGGTCAACAATCGATTATTTGTATAATCGCGCCTTATGTTATGAATAATCGCATACCAAATTCAGGT of the Rutidosis leptorrhynchoides isolate AG116_Rl617_1_P2 chromosome 5, CSIRO_AGI_Rlap_v1, whole genome shotgun sequence genome contains:
- the LOC139846786 gene encoding cytochrome c oxidase assembly protein COX11, mitochondrial-like, with protein sequence MSFYAKRSTQLSSFYKTLISTPINSRCLLEVGQRRYSFVGTSSSRHSTIYELNKKSCNKNNRLGIGYLKTHYVSDSRYHYTTNVIQEHKSRKILYYLTGLVFAMVGCTYTAVPLYRRFCQATGYGGTVQRRETVEEKILRHAQDGTVTNREIVVQFNADVSDGMPWKFIPTQREVRVKPGESALAFYTAENHSSTPITGMSTYNVTPMKAAVYFNKIQCFCFEEQRLLPGEQIDMPVFFYIDPEFETDPRMNGIDNIILSYTFFKIAEDK